Genomic DNA from Halomonas sp. BDJS001:
AATGAAGATTTGACGATCCCAGGCATTTCTCTACCAATAGAGGTCGCGTGTGCCACCGTGTTTTGTCGGCACAGGGTTAACTCTCACTATCGACTGCATGTTGATTATGTGCGTTCTAATTCTGACGGTACTTATTTAGCAAGGCAGTTAAGAGGACGCCGATAATAGCGGCGTTGGTATCTCCGCTTAAGAGGTTGTTAATATGAGTTCGAGCAAGTTTAGTTCAGTGGAAGATTACCTGAGTTCATTAGACTCAGAGAAAGGAAATACCCTTAGGAATGTTATTGAAGTTATCCTCAAAAAATTTCCTGAATTAGATTGCAAGCTGGCTTGGAATGTACCTCAGATTTGTAAAGATAGTGATTACATATTTGGTGTATCAGCGCTGAAAAACCATCTTGCGCTTGCCCCTTG
This window encodes:
- a CDS encoding iron chaperone; amino-acid sequence: MSSSKFSSVEDYLSSLDSEKGNTLRNVIEVILKKFPELDCKLAWNVPQICKDSDYIFGVSALKNHLALAPWSARVMEDFKTRLENEGYVVKKNLFQIPSGWEIDEKLLRDLVIARLAEMD